A section of the Paracoccaceae bacterium genome encodes:
- a CDS encoding nuclear transport factor 2 family protein: MGFRPGFDPRWRDEADYVLGITHDIWEGRQIAGLTKWYADDLIVRSPASVVKGNQGIIATTLATLAEFPDRALLGEDVIWCGVDEGCFLSSHRLLCTATHSGAGVYGAPTGKRLTYRILADCFCRADQVADEWLVRDQGAIVRQLGQDPQEWTRALIAREGGPGACVPPFTPAIDLPGPYRGTGDGHPLGATLAGLLERVMSGEMSAIPSGWDRAAEVHYAGHVDGHGHGAADRHWLSLRAAFPSALFRIEHATGRDDPGMPPRAAVRWSLQGSHDGPGAFSAPSGAEVYVMGITHAEFGPWGLRREWTLFDETAIWKQILLAKGDGC; this comes from the coding sequence ATGGGGTTCCGTCCGGGGTTCGATCCTCGTTGGCGGGACGAGGCAGACTATGTCCTTGGCATCACCCATGACATCTGGGAAGGGCGGCAGATCGCTGGCCTCACGAAGTGGTATGCGGATGATCTGATCGTGCGTTCGCCCGCGTCAGTGGTGAAAGGCAATCAGGGGATCATCGCGACAACGCTGGCAACGCTGGCCGAATTCCCGGATCGCGCGTTGCTGGGCGAGGATGTGATTTGGTGCGGGGTGGACGAAGGCTGCTTCCTCAGCTCGCACCGGTTGCTGTGTACGGCGACCCACAGCGGCGCGGGCGTCTATGGTGCGCCGACCGGCAAGCGTCTGACATACCGTATTTTGGCCGACTGCTTTTGTCGCGCGGATCAGGTGGCAGACGAATGGCTTGTCCGCGATCAGGGTGCGATTGTCCGACAGCTTGGACAGGATCCGCAGGAGTGGACCCGCGCGCTGATCGCCCGCGAAGGCGGGCCGGGGGCCTGTGTTCCGCCGTTCACGCCAGCAATCGACCTGCCCGGCCCCTATCGGGGGACAGGTGACGGGCATCCGCTGGGGGCCACGCTTGCGGGGCTGCTGGAACGGGTGATGTCGGGCGAGATGTCGGCGATCCCATCCGGGTGGGACCGCGCGGCCGAGGTGCATTACGCAGGCCATGTGGACGGCCACGGCCATGGTGCCGCGGATCGCCATTGGTTGAGCTTGCGCGCCGCATTCCCGTCAGCCCTGTTCCGCATCGAACATGCCACCGGGCGCGACGATCCGGGCATGCCCCCACGCGCCGCCGTGCGCTGGTCCCTGCAAGGGTCGCACGATGGCCCCGGGGCTTTTAGCGCGCCAAGCGGTGCTGAGGTTTATGTGATGGGGATCACCCACGCCGAATTCGGCCCCTGGGGGCTGCGGCGCGAATGGACGCTGTTCGATGAGACGGCAATCTGGAAACAGATATTGCTGGCAAAAGGCGATGGGTGTTGA